Proteins from one Prevotella sp. E2-28 genomic window:
- a CDS encoding M6 family metalloprotease domain-containing protein gives MGINTTKYLLSAALLLSSLTAFSFSQPRRHLSPKTISGQRAAAAQRSSSFIGDKRQLVVLASFSDLEFRQEEPLTIWEPIFNQVNFKDSLHYGSVRDYFYDQSYGKFNLQFDLYDIKVNKEHAVYRSTATDDANAALLIIDLVDSLKNIITDWAPYDWNNDGYVDQIFVLYAGMGQNNGGGSNTIWANQASLTIYDHDPITVSSNDTEYKINNYGCFPEYGTNSSSFGTLCHEFGHCLGLPDFYYNNYSILGDWDIMDNGNYNNDGYCPPCYSAHERMVLGWLDIKELTSPTSITGMPALSNEPVAYMIRNDNYPNEYYILENRQKTGWDQSLPGSGLVIFHVDYDEYLWLYDIPNNYTNNHYTIVAANNMSYTPLSYGWAYPFNSKDSLTNYSAPAATLRHEAKDGTKLLSKPITNIKVDDDGLVSFDFMGGEQTAIQQAETKESDVTAIYDLHGRKIPFSHLKDGIYIFRYANGNTKKVLWSSRKQP, from the coding sequence ATGGGTATAAACACAACAAAATATTTGCTGTCAGCGGCGCTCTTATTGAGTTCGCTGACAGCTTTTTCATTCTCACAACCTCGTCGTCACCTGTCACCAAAGACCATTAGTGGTCAGCGTGCGGCAGCTGCTCAACGTTCCTCATCTTTTATAGGCGACAAACGCCAATTAGTAGTGCTCGCCTCATTTAGCGACCTTGAATTCCGCCAAGAGGAGCCATTAACGATATGGGAACCTATCTTCAATCAGGTAAACTTCAAGGATTCGCTCCACTATGGTTCTGTACGCGATTATTTCTATGATCAAAGCTACGGCAAGTTCAACCTGCAATTTGACCTCTACGACATTAAAGTGAACAAGGAACATGCCGTCTATCGCAGTACAGCCACAGATGACGCCAATGCAGCCCTACTCATCATTGACCTGGTTGATTCATTGAAAAATATCATAACCGACTGGGCACCTTACGACTGGAACAATGACGGCTACGTTGATCAAATCTTCGTACTCTATGCCGGTATGGGACAGAACAACGGAGGTGGCAGTAACACCATTTGGGCAAATCAGGCTTCTCTAACCATCTATGATCACGACCCCATTACCGTTAGCAGTAACGACACGGAATACAAAATAAATAATTACGGTTGTTTCCCCGAGTACGGCACTAATTCTTCCAGTTTCGGAACTCTCTGCCATGAATTTGGACACTGTCTTGGACTACCCGATTTCTATTACAATAACTATTCAATTCTTGGGGATTGGGACATCATGGACAACGGGAACTACAACAATGACGGCTATTGCCCACCTTGTTACTCTGCCCATGAACGTATGGTGCTGGGGTGGCTTGATATCAAAGAACTCACCAGTCCCACATCCATTACCGGTATGCCAGCTCTGAGCAATGAACCAGTAGCCTATATGATTCGTAACGACAACTATCCCAACGAATATTACATCTTGGAGAACAGACAGAAGACTGGTTGGGACCAGTCATTGCCTGGCAGTGGTCTCGTTATCTTCCATGTTGATTATGATGAGTATCTGTGGCTCTATGATATTCCTAACAACTATACGAATAATCACTACACCATAGTTGCTGCCAACAATATGAGTTATACTCCTCTCAGTTACGGATGGGCTTATCCCTTTAACAGTAAAGACTCACTAACAAACTATTCCGCACCTGCAGCAACACTTCGTCATGAGGCCAAGGATGGCACGAAATTGCTGTCGAAACCCATCACCAATATAAAAGTGGACGATGATGGTCTCGTTTCATTTGACTTTATGGGTGGCGAACAGACAGCAATCCAACAGGCTGAAACAAAGGAGAGCGACGTTACCGCTATTTACGACTTGCATGGACGCAAGATACCTTTCTCACATTTAAAGGATGGCATCTATATCTTCAGATACGCTAACGGCAACACGAAGAAGGTGTTATGGTCTTCACGTAAGCAACCCTGA